In Vogesella indigofera, the sequence GTCTTCCTCGCGGATACCCAGCCGCGCCAGCGGCGCCGGATCGCGGATCAGGTGACGGTTGGGCGGCGGCAGCGCGCGCGGATAGGGGCGGCGCAGCAGGTAATTGTTGAGCAGCCACGCCAGCGCCAGCATCAGCAGCGCGTTGCACAGCACCAGCGCGACAAAGCCGTAGCCCATCGCCTGCACCGCCGGGCCGCCCACCACCGCGTTCAGCGCGATGGCGCCACCGGGCGGGTGCAGGCAGCGCAAGGCGATCATGGCGAAGATGGCCAGCCCGACCGCGACGCCGGCCGCCAGCCACGGCCACGGCAGCCACTGCGCGCAGGCGACGCCGATGGCGGCCGACACCAGGTGACCGCCCAGCAGCGGCCACGGCTGCGCCAGCGGGCTACTGGGCAGCGTGTACAGCAGCACCGCCGCCGCGCCCATCGACGCCACCAGCAACGGCGCCGGTCCCAGGGTCAGCGCGGTGAGCAGGCCGGTCAGCGCGATGGCAAACAGCGCGGCGGCAGCCACCGCCAGCTGTTCGCGACGGCCGATCACCAGCGGCTCCGGCCACCAGCGCTGCAGACGCCGGCGCAGCCCGGCCGGCAACAAGGCAAGAGAGGTCATCATCCCGCCATTATATTTGAAGATGTATTTGGTTTGCCACTTTGCGACCCGCATCCGCCGCTTGGCCGCCGGCGCCGCGCTGCGTACACTATGCCGATGAGCGAACTTTTCTCCCCCCTCGAATGGGTCTTCGTGGTCATCCTCGGCCTGGTGCCGCTGGCCGGTATCGTGTTCCACCTGTGGATCATGCTGCTGCGGCCACCGAAGCAGCCGCCGGCCGACGCCACCCCACCAGCGCAGGACCTCGAGCCGCACTGAAGCGGCGCTCCCGCCGCGCCCGGCTTTGCATTTGGCATGGCCAGCCGCTAGCATGAACGCATGCCGGCAATGGCGCTCAAGGAGAACAAGATGGCAATGGATGTGATCGACTACCAGATCTTCGGCGACGACATGCAGTACGTCGAAGTGGAGCTGGACCCCGGCGAGGCCGCGGTCGGCGAGGCCGGTGCGCTGTACTACATGGAAGACGATGTCAGCATGGACACCATCTTCGGTGACGGTTCGGCGGCGCAGAGCGGGCTGCTGGGCAAGCTGCTCGGCGCCGGCAAGCGACTGATCACCGGCGAATCGCTGTTCACCACTGTCTACCTCAACCAGGGCCAGCGCAAGCGCCGCGTCGCCTTTGCCGCCAGCTATCCCGGCAAGATCGTGCCGGTGCACCTGCTGGAGCTGGGCGGCACGCTGTACGCGCAGAAGGACAGCTTCCTCGCCGCCGCCAAGGGCGTCAGCCTCAGCCTCGCGTTCCAGAAGAAGATCGGCACCGGCCTGTTCGGTGGCGAGGGCTTCATCATGCAGAAGCTGGACGGTGACGGTTACGTGTTCCTGCACGCCGGCGGCACGCTGACCAGCCGCCAGCTGCAGCCGGGCGAGGTGCTGCGCGTCGATACCGGCTGCGTGGTGGCCTACCAGCCGACGGTGGATTTCGACATCGAGTACGTCGGCAAGCTGAAGTCGGCGCTGTTCGGCGGCGAAGGGCTGTTCTTCGCCAAGCTGACCGGCCCCGGCCGCGTGTGGCTGCAGTCGTTGCCGCTATCGCGGCTGGCCGACCGCATCGTCGCCGCCAGTCCCAAGGCCGGTGGCAACAGCAGCGAACAGGGCTCGCTGCTCGGCGGCCTCGGCAATATCCTGGACGGCAAGGACTGAAACGCGTCCGCGCCTGAATGAAAAAAGCCCGGAGCGTGCTCCGGGCTTTTCTGTCGGCGGCAGGCTTACTTGCCGGACGGCACGCCGACCTTGGCGCGACGGGCCTGGACCGCGTCGGCCAGCGTCTGCAGCAGCGCTTCGGTATTGTCCCAGCCGATGCAGGCGTCGGTGATGCTCTGGCCGTAGGTCAGTTCGCAGCCCGGTTTCAGGTCCTGGCGGCCTTCCACCAGGTGGCTTTCCACCATCACGCCGAAGATGTGCTGGTCGCCGGCCACCAGTTGCGCGGCGATGTCGTCGCACACTTCCATCTGGCGACGGTAGTCCTTGCGGCTGTTGGCGTGGCTGAAGTCCACCATCAGCTTCTGCGGCAGGCCAACGGCGGCCAGCTCGGCGGCGGCGGCCTTGACGAAGCGTTCTTCGTAGTTCGGCTCCTTGCCGCCACGCAGGATCACGTGGCAATCCGGGTTGCCGCCGGTTTCCACGATGGCGGAATGGCCGGTCTTGGTCACCGACAGGAAGTGGTGCGACACGCTGGCGGAGCGGATGGCGTCGACAGCGATCTTGAGGTTGCCGTCGGTGCCGTTCTTGAAACCGACCGGGCAGGACAGGCCGGAGGCCAGCTCGCGGTGCACCTGCGATTCGGTGGTGCGCGCACCAATGGCGCCCCAGCTGATCAGGTCGGCCAGGTACTGCGGCGTGATCATGTCGAGGAATTCGGTGGCCGCCGGCATGCCCATGCTATTGAGGTTGAGCAGCAGGCGACGCGCCAGGCGCAGGCCGGTATTGATGTCGTAGGACTCGTCGAGGTGCGGATCGTTGATCAGGCCTTTCCAGCCGACGGTGGTGCGCGGTTTTTCAAAGTAGACACGCATCACGATCTGCAGGTCGGCGGCGTACTTCTGGCGCAGCGGCAGCAGGCGGCGGGCGTATTCTTCCGCCGCGGCCGGATCGTGGATGGAACAGGGGCCGATCACCACCAGCAGGCGGTCGTCCTCGGCACGCAGCAGACGGGCAATGTCACGACGGGCGTTGAAGATCAGCTCGGCGGCGGATTCGTTGATCGGCAGCTCGTACAGGTGAGCAATCGGCGGGAGCAGTTCTTTGATGTCTCGGATTCTGACGTCGTCGGTCTGGCGGTGCATTGCTGTGTCCTTGGTCTCTTTTGTTTGCATAGCAACATTACCCGCTTCACCCAGCCATGCCAAGCCCTAAACCGTATCGCGACCGGCGATTTTTTGGTGCGGCTGCGCCACGCCGCAGCGGCATGACCTGCCAAACGGCCGGCCATAAAACAGCGCCATTGGCAGGCTTTGCCAAAATAATGGCCTATAAAAAGCAAAAGCACCCATAAGGGTGCTTTCGTTGGGCAATGCGGCCAACCTGGTGCTCAGTCGGCGTACTGGCGCTTCATGCGTTCGCGACGCTCCTGCGCTTCCACCGACAGCGATGCCGTCGGGCGGGCCAGCAGGCGCTTGAGGCCGATCGGCTCGCCGGTGTCTTCGCAATAGCCGTAGCTGCCGTCTTCGATCAAACGCAGGGTGGACTGGATCTTCTGCAGCAGTTTGCGCTCGCGGTCGCGGGTGCGTAGCTCCAGCGCATACTCTTCTTCCAGTGTGGCGCGATCCGCCGGATCGGGCGTGGCTTCCTGCTCCTGCAGGTGGCTAGCCGTGGCACTGGCGTTGCTCAACAGCTCTTGTTGCATGTTCAACAAGCGCTCCTTGAAGAACTCAAGATGGTCGGCGTTCATGTAGTCATCGCCGGACCAGTTGATGATGTCTTGTTCAGTCAGCTTGGCCATAGTTTGATGCTTCCAGCTATAAAGTTGTGGCAACAGGCGTGGAAGATTACCGACGGCATAAGGAAAGTGCAACACAATCCGTACGCCATCTCCGTCGCAACTGTCTTTTATCTTGTGTATATAGTGCCGAACGGGGGTGAACTCAAGAGGGCAGGCCGATTAAGGCCCGACTTAAGACATTGGCAAGAAACACGGAAAGCGGCCGCGGCGGCAAAAGGCACCGTGCCAACGCAACAAAAGCGCCTGACGGCGCTTTATGTTGCATAAAACATGATTACTTCTGGCTCAATACCCATTTCACCAGCGTTTTCAGATCGGCATCGCTGACCTGCGGGTGAGCCGGCATCGGGATCGGGCCCCAGACGCCGGAACCGCCGGCCTTGACCTTGGCCACCAGCTTGGCTTCGGCACTCTTGTCGCCCGCGTATTTCTTGGCAACATCCTTGTATGCCGGGCCGACAATCTTCTTGTCTACCGCGTGACAGGCGACACAGGCGTATTTCTGCGCCAGCTGCAGGTTGGCAAAAGCGGGGGTGGCCAGCACGCCCAGGGCCACAGCGGCCAATAGCATTTTCTTCATGCAAAGTTCTCCACAGGATCAAACTCCTGACCTGACTCCGTAGCCAGGCAGGCGACTCCACTTGATAACCGAATGCTCATACTGCCATCTTGAGTTGCATCAAGAAAGACATTTCCAGCATCCGGACCGGCAGCATCAGGATCACCTGGATCACCAGCAGCAACACCAGCGGCGACAGGTCGACACCGCCGATCACCGCGCGCTGGAACGGTCGCAGGTAGGGACGGGTCAGCGCCTCCAGCACCGGGCGCAGGCCGTTGTAGGGATTGACCCAGCTGAGGATCGCCAGCACGAACACCGCGCCCATCAACAGGTACAGCGACAGGCGGAACACGTCGAGCAGCGCCAGCAGCGTCAGCGCCAGCCAGCTCTGCGGGTGCAGCAGGTCGTAGGGCAGCGGGTTGAGCAGCAGGATGCTGATCAGCGCCAGCAGGGACACCACCCAGGCCAGCACCATGGTGGCGGTGTCATAACTGCGCCACGCCGGAATCCAGCGCCGCAACGGCAACACCGCAAAATTGCTGACCGCGATCACGAACTGGGTCAGCGGATGCTTGAACGGCGCCCGCGCCACCTGCAGGTAAAAGCGCATCAGCAGCACCAGCACGAACAGCTCGCTGATGGTCTTGATCAGGAATTGCAGTGTTTCCAGCAGCATCATTCGTCGTCCTTGCTCAACAGGTCACCCAGCTCCACCGAGCGGGCGCGACAGTCCAGCGCCCCGGCGATGATCGCCGCCTTGACGCCCTCGGCCTCGAAACGGGCGATGGCGCGCTCGGTGGTCCCGCCCTTGGACATCACGTTGGTGCGCAAGGTTGCCACCGGCAGCGGGCTTTGCTTGGCCAGCTCCACCGCGCCCTCGAAGGTGCCCAGTACCAGCGCCCGCGCTTCCTGCTCGCTGAAGCCGACCTGGCAGGCGCCCTCGATCATGCTCTCGATAAAGTAGAACACGTAGGCCGGGCCGCTGCCGGAGACGCTGGTGATGTCGTCGATGCCGCCCTCGGTCTCCAGCCAGCTGGTGATGCCGACCGCCTGCATGATGCCTTCCGCGGTGCGGCGATCCGCCTCACCGATGTCGGCGGCGGCGTACAGCCCGGACACGCCCTTGCCGACCATGGCCGGGGTGTTGGGCATCACCCGCACGATGCGCGAGCTGCCCAGCCAGCGGCTCAGCGCGTCCAGCCGCACCCCGGCGGCGATCGACACCACCAGTGCGCCGTGCAGCCGTGGCGCCAGTTGCTGGCATACCGCCTGCAGTGCCTGCGGCTTGACCGCCAGCAGCACCACCTCGTCGGCGGCAAAGCGGGCCGGCAGCGTCGCCAGCGCGGTGACGCCGAACTCGGCCTGCAGGCTGGCGCGCTTGTCTTCGTGCAGCTCCACCACGCTGATCTGCTGGCCGGGTTGCTGGCAGAGGCCGGAAATGATGGAGGAGGCCATATTGCCGCCACCGATGAACGTGATACGCATGGTTTTCCCCTGGTTCTGGTGCTTCGCCCGCTGGCGAAACATGGTTGGATGGTTAGCCGTAGTGACGCGCGCCGAAGATCGCGGTGCCGACGCGCACCATGGTGCTGCCGGCGGCGATCGCCGCCGCCATGTCGGCGGACATGCCCATCGACAGCGTGTCGGTGGCAATGCCGGCCGCCGCCAGCTGCTGCTGCAGCGTCGCCAGCACGCCGAAGCGTGCGGCCAACGTTGCCGCCTCCTGCGTCGGCTCCGGAATGCACATCAGCCCGCGCAAGCGCAGGCCGGGCAGGGTGGCGATGGCCTGCGCCAGCGGCAGCACCTCGTCCGGCGCGCAGCCGCTCTTGCTGTCCTCGCCGGAAACATTGACCTGGATGCAGACATTCAGCGGCGGCAGCGCCGCCGGGCGCTGCGCCGACAGCCGTTCGGCGATCTTCAGCCGCTCCACCGAGTGTACCCAGTGCGCCAGCTCTGCCACCGGCCGCGTCTTGTTCGATTGCAGCGGGCCGATGAAATGCCACTCCAGCGCCAGATCCTGCAGCTCTGCGGCCTTGGCCTGCAGCTCCTGCACGTAGTTCTCGCCAAAGCGGCGCTGGCCGGCGGCGTAGGCTTCGCGCACTGCCGCCGCCGGAAAGGTCTTGCTCACCGCCAGCAGGGTCACGCTGTCGCCCTCGCGGCCGGCGGCCTGTGCCGCACTGCCGATCGCCGCGCTCACCCGCTGCAGCGCGCTGCTGATATCTGTCATCGTCTGCTCGCTTTCTCTCCCGCCGTTGGCCGCAGCCTCAGTGGGCAGCGGCACCCGGCGGCGTTACAATCGTCCGCATCACTCGATGAACCCGGCATTGTTGCGGACGCGGAGAAATTATATGGAAATTTCCGAACTTCTGGCCTTTACGGTCAAAAACAAGGCATCGGACCTGCACCTGTCGTCCGGGCTGCCACCGATCATACGGGTACACGGCGACATCCGCCGCATCAACCTGCCGCCGATGGCGCACAATGACGTGCACGACATGGTGTACGACATCATGAACGACCACCAGCGCAAGGCCTTCGAAGAGACCTTCGAGTGCGACTTCTCCTTCGAGCTGCCGGGCATCGCCCGCTTCCGCGTCAACGTGTTCCAGCAGAACCGCGGCATTGCCGCGGTGTTCCGCGTGATTCCGTCCAAGGTGCTGTCGCTGGAAGACCTCAACGCGCCGAAAATCTTCCGCGAGATCGCCGACTTGCCACGCGGCATCGTGCTGGTCACCGGCCCCACCGGCTCCGGCAAGTCCACCACGCTGGCGGCGATGGTCGACTACGTCAACGAGAACCAGTATTCGCACATCCTGACGGTGGAAGACCCGATCGAATTCGTGCACGAAAGCAAGAAGGGCCTGATCAACCAGCGCGAACTCGGCGCCCAGACGCAGAGCTTCGCCAACGCACTGAAGAGCGCGCTGCGCGAGGACCCGGACGTGATCCTGGTCGGCGAGATGCGTGACCTGGAAACCATCCGCCTGGCGCTGACCGCCGCCGAAACCGGCCACCTGGTGTTCGGCACCCTGCACACCAGCGGCGCCGCCAAGACCGTCGACCGTATTGTCGACGTGTTCCCGGCCGGCGAAAAGGAAATGGTGCGCGCGATGCTGTCGGAAAGCCTGCGCGCGGTGATTTCGCAGACGCTGCTGAAGACCAAGGACGAAAGCGGTCGCGTCGCCGCCCATGAAATCATGATCGGCACCCCGGCGATCCGCAACCTGATCCGCGAAAACAAGATCGCGCAGATCAACTCCATGATCCAGACCGGCCAGCAGTACGGCATGCAGACCATGGACATGTGCCTGCAGGAACTGGTGCGGCGCAATGTGATTTCGATTCAGGAAGCCCGGCAAAAGGCTTCCAACAAGGACGCGTTCTAAGCGAGGAAGTAGCGCATGGAAAAGGACCAGGCATCAAAATTCATCCACGATCTGCTCAAGCACGCGGCCAGCAAGAACGCCTCCGACATCTTCATCACCTCCGACTTTCCGCCGGCGATGAAGATCGACGGCAAGATCACCCCGGTGGCGCCGCAGGCGCTGACCGCGCAGCACTGCAAGGAGCTGGTGCGCTCGGTGATGAATGACCGGCAGATGGAGGAGTTCGAATCCAGCTCCGAGGCCAACTTCGCCATCAGCCCGCCCGGCATCGGCCGCTTCCGCGTCAGCGCCTACATGCAGCAGGGCAAGGCCGGCATGGTGCTGCGCAAGATCAACACCGAGATCCCAACGCTGGACCAGCTGAAAATGCCGGCGGTGCTGAAGGACGTGGCGATGATCAAGCGCGGGCTGGTGATCTTCGTCGGCGGCACCGGCTCCGGCAAGTCCACCTCGCTGGCGGGGCTGGTGGACTGGCGCAACAGCACCGCGGCCGACCACATCATCACCCTGGAAGACCCGATCGAGTACGTGCACCAGCACAAGAAGAGCATCATCACCCAGCGCGAGATCGGCGTGGACACCGAGAGCTGGGAGGTGGCGCTGAAGAACACGCTGCGCCAGGCGCCAGACGTGATCCTGATGGGCGAGATCCGCGACCGCGAGTCGATGATGTACGGCCTGCAGTTCGCCGAGACCGGCCACCTGTGCCTGGCCACGCTGCACGCCAACAACGCCAACCAGGCGCTGGACCGCATCCTCAACTTCTTCCCGGAGGAGCGCCACCAGCAGGTGCTGATGGACCTGTCGCTGAACATGCGCGCCATCGTGTCGCAGCGGCTGATTCCGCTGAAGCAGGTCAAGGGCCGCGTCGCGGCGGTGGAAATCCTGCTCAACAGCCCGCTGATCGCCGACCTGATCTTCAAGGGCGAGGTATCCAGCATCAAGGAGGTGATGGGGCGCTCGCGCGAAACCGGGATGCAGACCTTCGACCAGGCGCTGTTCGAGCTGTACGAAAGCGGCCAGATCAGCTTCGAGGACGCGCTGCGCAACGCCGACTCGGTCAACGACCTGCGCCTGAAGATCAAGCTCTACGGCGAAGAGAGCAAGCACAGCGATCCGCTGGGCGGACTCGATCACCTCGACATCGTGTAAGCACAAGGTTGGCCGCACCGGCTTACGGCCAACCTTGCACCCTCCCGGCGCGCGTCCGGCTCCACCGCTCAGGTGAGAAAGTCGTCACTCCACATCTTGCGTACCCACTCCAGCGCTTCCAGCTGCACCTGGTTGAAGTTGTCCGCCGCCAGCGTCGGCAGTGGTGCCTGCGCCTCGCGACACTCGGCCAGCTCGGTCTGCGCCAGCAGGTCGCCGAGCATGCCCTCGCGGTACAGCAGCGCCTGCAGCACCTTGTCGCGCAGCGACAGCGACGCCACCAGCGACTGCATGCTCATGCCCAGCAGGCTGTCGGCCAGCGACAGGATGCCGGTCATGAACGCCTCGTCGCGCTCGGCCGGCGGCGCCAGCAGCTCCATCATGCGGCCGCGCACCGCCGCCATTTCCAGCAGCGGGCTGGGGCCGCTGTCCGGGCGGCAATCGGCGGCGAACAGGATGACCAGCGCCCAGCGCTTCAGCCGTGACGAGCCGAGCATGGTCAGCGCCTCGCGGATGGAGCGCACCGGGCGGCCGTAGTTTTCCGCGGCGTTGACCAGCTTCAGCAGGCTGACCACCATGTCCGGCGCCCCCTTGAACACCTCTTCCAGCGCCAGCAGCTCGGCGTCCTGCATCACCAGTCCCAGCAGGCGCAGCATCAGCGCGCGGTGCGGATGGGCGCGGTTCTGCTGCATGACGGTCGGCTTGGCAAAGAAGTAGCCCTGGAACAGGCGGATGCCCAGCTCGCGGCAGCGCTCGAACTGCTCGTAGCTGTCCACCTTCTCCGCCAGCAGCTGGCCGCGGTAGCCCTGCAGCCGCTGCAGCAGCGCCGGTAGTCGCGCCAGCGATACCTGCTGCAGGTCGATCTTCAGGTAGGACACCAGCGGCAGCATCGCCTGGATTTCCGGGGTGATGTCACTGACGTCGTCCAGCGCCAGCCGGTAGCCGCGCGCCTGCAGCTCGCGGCAGCGCTCGCGTACCGAATCGTCCAGCGGCACGCTCTCCAGGATCTCGAGGATGATGCTCTCCGGCGGTAGCAAGTCCAGCACCGGGCTTTTCAGCAGCCGTTCATTGACATTGATGAAGCCGGGACAGCCCTCCAGCACCCGCGACATGCCCAGATCGATGAAGGTGTGGCGGATCACCGAGGCGGTGGCGTTGACGTCATCCTGGAACAGCGCGCGGTTTTCCGGCCCGGAGCGGAACAGCAGTTCGTAGGCCACGCGCTGCTGCTGGACATCGACAATCGGTTGGCGGCCAAGATAGATGGTGGTGTACATGTCGGCGATATTAGCGGATGCCATCGTCAAACAAAACCGCGATCATGACCGGCCGATGTCAGGCATGACCCAGCGCAACCATGACGGGGGAAAAAACCACACCCGCGACCGCAGGCGTAAAAAAACGCCACCGCGAGGGTGGCGTTGTCGGTGCAAGGTTGGCCGCAACGGCGGCGGCCAGGCGCTTGCTCAGTGCGCCAGGATCTTGGACAGGAACTGGCGCGCGCGCTCGGAACGGGCGTCGATATTGCCGAAGAATTCTTCCTTCTCGCAGTCCTCGACGATGGCGCCGCGGTCCATGAAGATCACGCGGTTGGCCACCTTGCGCGCGAAGCCCATCTCGTGGGTCACGCACATCATGGTCATGCCTTCGTGGGCCAGCTCCACCATCACGTCCAGCACCTCGTTGACCATCTCCGGGTCCAGCGCCGACGTCGGTTCGTCGAACAGCATCGCGATCGGGTCCATCGCCAGCGCGCGGGCAATCGCCACGCGCTGCTGCTGGCCGCCGGACAGCTGGCCGGGGAACTTGTTAGCCTGCGCCTTGAGGCCGACACGGTCGAGGTAGTGCATGCCCTTCTGCATCGCCTCGTCCTTGCTGCGGCCGAGTACGCGCTGCTGCGCGATGGTCAGGTTCTCGGTGATCGACAGGTGCGGGAACAGTTCGAAGTTCTGGAACACCATGCCGATGCGGGCGCGCAGCTTGGGCAGGTCAGTCTTCGGATCGCCCACCGAGATGCCGTCGACGATGATGTCGCCCTTCTGGAACGGCTCCAGCGCGTTGACGGTCTTGATCAGCGTGGACTTGCCGGAACCGGACGGGCCGCACACCACCACCACTTCGCCTTTCTTGACGTCGGTCGTGCAATCGGTGAGCAC encodes:
- a CDS encoding YggT family protein; the encoded protein is MMLLETLQFLIKTISELFVLVLLMRFYLQVARAPFKHPLTQFVIAVSNFAVLPLRRWIPAWRSYDTATMVLAWVVSLLALISILLLNPLPYDLLHPQSWLALTLLALLDVFRLSLYLLMGAVFVLAILSWVNPYNGLRPVLEALTRPYLRPFQRAVIGGVDLSPLVLLLVIQVILMLPVRMLEMSFLMQLKMAV
- a CDS encoding PilT/PilU family type 4a pilus ATPase, translated to MEKDQASKFIHDLLKHAASKNASDIFITSDFPPAMKIDGKITPVAPQALTAQHCKELVRSVMNDRQMEEFESSSEANFAISPPGIGRFRVSAYMQQGKAGMVLRKINTEIPTLDQLKMPAVLKDVAMIKRGLVIFVGGTGSGKSTSLAGLVDWRNSTAADHIITLEDPIEYVHQHKKSIITQREIGVDTESWEVALKNTLRQAPDVILMGEIRDRESMMYGLQFAETGHLCLATLHANNANQALDRILNFFPEERHQQVLMDLSLNMRAIVSQRLIPLKQVKGRVAAVEILLNSPLIADLIFKGEVSSIKEVMGRSRETGMQTFDQALFELYESGQISFEDALRNADSVNDLRLKIKLYGEESKHSDPLGGLDHLDIV
- a CDS encoding type IV pilus twitching motility protein PilT, coding for MEISELLAFTVKNKASDLHLSSGLPPIIRVHGDIRRINLPPMAHNDVHDMVYDIMNDHQRKAFEETFECDFSFELPGIARFRVNVFQQNRGIAAVFRVIPSKVLSLEDLNAPKIFREIADLPRGIVLVTGPTGSGKSTTLAAMVDYVNENQYSHILTVEDPIEFVHESKKGLINQRELGAQTQSFANALKSALREDPDVILVGEMRDLETIRLALTAAETGHLVFGTLHTSGAAKTVDRIVDVFPAGEKEMVRAMLSESLRAVISQTLLKTKDESGRVAAHEIMIGTPAIRNLIRENKIAQINSMIQTGQQYGMQTMDMCLQELVRRNVISIQEARQKASNKDAF
- a CDS encoding amino acid ABC transporter ATP-binding protein produces the protein MIEIKNVSKWYGDFQVLTDCTTDVKKGEVVVVCGPSGSGKSTLIKTVNALEPFQKGDIIVDGISVGDPKTDLPKLRARIGMVFQNFELFPHLSITENLTIAQQRVLGRSKDEAMQKGMHYLDRVGLKAQANKFPGQLSGGQQQRVAIARALAMDPIAMLFDEPTSALDPEMVNEVLDVMVELAHEGMTMMCVTHEMGFARKVANRVIFMDRGAIVEDCEKEEFFGNIDARSERARQFLSKILAH
- the dksA gene encoding RNA polymerase-binding protein DksA; the protein is MAKLTEQDIINWSGDDYMNADHLEFFKERLLNMQQELLSNASATASHLQEQEATPDPADRATLEEEYALELRTRDRERKLLQKIQSTLRLIEDGSYGYCEDTGEPIGLKRLLARPTASLSVEAQERRERMKRQYAD
- a CDS encoding EAL and HDOD domain-containing protein, producing the protein MASANIADMYTTIYLGRQPIVDVQQQRVAYELLFRSGPENRALFQDDVNATASVIRHTFIDLGMSRVLEGCPGFINVNERLLKSPVLDLLPPESIILEILESVPLDDSVRERCRELQARGYRLALDDVSDITPEIQAMLPLVSYLKIDLQQVSLARLPALLQRLQGYRGQLLAEKVDSYEQFERCRELGIRLFQGYFFAKPTVMQQNRAHPHRALMLRLLGLVMQDAELLALEEVFKGAPDMVVSLLKLVNAAENYGRPVRSIREALTMLGSSRLKRWALVILFAADCRPDSGPSPLLEMAAVRGRMMELLAPPAERDEAFMTGILSLADSLLGMSMQSLVASLSLRDKVLQALLYREGMLGDLLAQTELAECREAQAPLPTLAADNFNQVQLEALEWVRKMWSDDFLT
- a CDS encoding YggS family pyridoxal phosphate-dependent enzyme; this translates as MTDISSALQRVSAAIGSAAQAAGREGDSVTLLAVSKTFPAAAVREAYAAGQRRFGENYVQELQAKAAELQDLALEWHFIGPLQSNKTRPVAELAHWVHSVERLKIAERLSAQRPAALPPLNVCIQVNVSGEDSKSGCAPDEVLPLAQAIATLPGLRLRGLMCIPEPTQEAATLAARFGVLATLQQQLAAAGIATDTLSMGMSADMAAAIAAGSTMVRVGTAIFGARHYG
- a CDS encoding c-type cytochrome; its protein translation is MKKMLLAAVALGVLATPAFANLQLAQKYACVACHAVDKKIVGPAYKDVAKKYAGDKSAEAKLVAKVKAGGSGVWGPIPMPAHPQVSDADLKTLVKWVLSQK
- a CDS encoding TIGR00266 family protein, which produces MAMDVIDYQIFGDDMQYVEVELDPGEAAVGEAGALYYMEDDVSMDTIFGDGSAAQSGLLGKLLGAGKRLITGESLFTTVYLNQGQRKRRVAFAASYPGKIVPVHLLELGGTLYAQKDSFLAAAKGVSLSLAFQKKIGTGLFGGEGFIMQKLDGDGYVFLHAGGTLTSRQLQPGEVLRVDTGCVVAYQPTVDFDIEYVGKLKSALFGGEGLFFAKLTGPGRVWLQSLPLSRLADRIVAASPKAGGNSSEQGSLLGGLGNILDGKD
- the aroG gene encoding 3-deoxy-7-phosphoheptulonate synthase AroG — its product is MHRQTDDVRIRDIKELLPPIAHLYELPINESAAELIFNARRDIARLLRAEDDRLLVVIGPCSIHDPAAAEEYARRLLPLRQKYAADLQIVMRVYFEKPRTTVGWKGLINDPHLDESYDINTGLRLARRLLLNLNSMGMPAATEFLDMITPQYLADLISWGAIGARTTESQVHRELASGLSCPVGFKNGTDGNLKIAVDAIRSASVSHHFLSVTKTGHSAIVETGGNPDCHVILRGGKEPNYEERFVKAAAAELAAVGLPQKLMVDFSHANSRKDYRRQMEVCDDIAAQLVAGDQHIFGVMVESHLVEGRQDLKPGCELTYGQSITDACIGWDNTEALLQTLADAVQARRAKVGVPSGK
- a CDS encoding HPP family protein, with the translated sequence MMTSLALLPAGLRRRLQRWWPEPLVIGRREQLAVAAAALFAIALTGLLTALTLGPAPLLVASMGAAAVLLYTLPSSPLAQPWPLLGGHLVSAAIGVACAQWLPWPWLAAGVAVGLAIFAMIALRCLHPPGGAIALNAVVGGPAVQAMGYGFVALVLCNALLMLALAWLLNNYLLRRPYPRALPPPNRHLIRDPAPLARLGIREEDMEAALAGFNHLLDISRSDLEQVMTLAEMHAYRRRLGDIRCRDIMSRDVISLRPDTALAEAWRLLRQHKVRALPVVTDAGQVLGMVSLVDFLKRLDGSPQGLRERLARLLSGRAGDSRVAAIMSSTLISVRDDLHLVELVPLFADRGLHHVPVLHDDGTLAGVISQSDLIAALFRDRLSGA
- the proC gene encoding pyrroline-5-carboxylate reductase, producing MRITFIGGGNMASSIISGLCQQPGQQISVVELHEDKRASLQAEFGVTALATLPARFAADEVVLLAVKPQALQAVCQQLAPRLHGALVVSIAAGVRLDALSRWLGSSRIVRVMPNTPAMVGKGVSGLYAAADIGEADRRTAEGIMQAVGITSWLETEGGIDDITSVSGSGPAYVFYFIESMIEGACQVGFSEQEARALVLGTFEGAVELAKQSPLPVATLRTNVMSKGGTTERAIARFEAEGVKAAIIAGALDCRARSVELGDLLSKDDE